CATgcattttgataagaaaagaaggtATCAAATCTGCACTGGTTGGATGAGTTTGGTTACTTTGAAGATGTTGTGGGAACTATTTTATTGGATCATTGGATGACAATGCAGGCCAGTCTGGTTTGTTTTACTTTGATTTTATGTAGTGTCTTGATCCATTTGGATGTTATTCCTGTGTTCTTGAAGGCAATTTTCAGAgttttatatcaatatttcattcTGAATCTTATTCTTAAAGAACATTGGTCAACAATAATTTGAGCTTCCGGATAGCCTTTGTTGAatcatattttagatattaaaaaaattaaataattatggTTGAACTAAATTTAACCTTATCTTCATACACAGAAAGGTGATTAATCAGAACAATTCTACTGTAGATGATTGTTGATCAATGAAAAGATATTTACCTTGTTGCAAGAACACtattatcttttcctctccagttGTCTTCTAAATCTTATCATTTTCCCTTCCTTTTGCCATAGTAGCAAGTACGCTAAACCATCTGTTGGTAACTATTTTTTTTAATCCTTCCTGTTAAACTTCTGTTATTTTTACCATAAAATACTTTTCTAAGtctcttttgtttttcttctatGCAATGTTTGTCACTACAATCAGAAATAGAGCCCATTGGTTTATGGAAAATGGAGAAAACAATAACATCTTTGACAAGGGATACAGAAATAAACATATTGATGAAATCAAGTTGACTTGTGGATTACATGAACAGGACAATTCCAAATCCTGAAGAACATTTAAACAGCGAAGGATCCAGAAGAGGCACAGGAACAATTGCTATGTCATAAATATTGTAGATTGCTCATCCATGTGAGGAATCAATCAAATGGGAAACTAGATATTGTGTGAACGATAAAACCCTATCAGAATTGTATATACTTAGAATATGTTTTATAAGAAGTTGAAGTTTGATTTTCAGGTTTCTTATCTTTCTACAAATTTCAAGGTCCCACCGGGGTTGCTTTGAATGGCATAGAAGGCTAATGCTATCATTTCATGTACCAGTCAAGAGGAAGCTTCATGTTGGTCATGTTGGTTTTTCATCAAGCCCTGGCTCTTGAAGCCTTATGCATTAACAGACAGTCATGGGAATATGATGGCAGATAGTGAAGATGATTTGGTGCAAGCTGCACTCAGTTAGGTTTACCTTTGATCTGGAAGGAGTTTTAGTTAAGTTTGTCTTGTGAGTGTATGAAGGTTTCAATTTAGTGAAGGTTTATGTAgtgtacaaaaatttccatattcACCCTGCTGATTAGTTAGATAATTGTCCAATCAGAAATTGGATTATTGGATAAAAGTATGTTGATCCATATCTGGCTCATCTTGGATCAGATATGGCTCTATCCAATCCATTTGTAATTGTAGGCTTCTTCAGAACTGCTGTTGCTTTTGATATTGCTGCTCAAAAGAAGTCAACTGGATATTGTTGGTCTATCATTGTAGCTACAGGTGGTAatgattgttttaaatatttgAAAGATCACAAGCACAAATCTAACTGATGTGGTCAAGAAGCTTAGATAAGCCAAAAGTATCGGACAAAATATCACTTCTCACTCGGGAAAAAGACCACCAATCAATGTAACAGGTCATTGAGGAATCTAGACATGGACccatattctagttattatatttatgaattatGTGATTCAAGTATGTTGGTCAATTAATTTTTTGGGTACTTCTAGGGATGCCTTTCTTGTTTACGTATTCTTCCTTTAGATGCCTTGCAGCCTCTTTCTCTAGTAGCCACTTCTTTTTCCACTTTTGCCCCTTTCTGTTGCTCCTACATGCCGGTTCATATCAGCTATTACATGAAGCTGCATTCTATATTTTCTTCGTACCATAACTAACCAAAATCAGCAACACAAGTTTAGACAAGTGTCTAAGAACCTAAAACTTCAGTATTTTACATTTTGCTTTGCAAACTCCTTGTGAGCCAAAAAGAGTATCTATACTTTGTCACGTACAAATGGTTGCCTTTTAGTTACATAAAATttggaaactaattgatagtatatCAATGTCTTTACTGTTGCTGAAGTAGATGAGCAAACGATGCCTTGTGACTGGGACACCCCCTCAACTGGTTGAATGGCCATCCCCTGAAATGTAACTCTTCAAGAAGGTCTTAATCTCCTTGAAGGAAAGTATTTCTCAATTGTTTGGAGGAAAACAACACAGAAACTTCACTGTTGTATTGTgcatatgaaaaaaaaagggaaaatagtCAATGAATGCACAACATAATTCATCCATAGAGAAATTAAGCAAAGTGTTGGTCAGTAAGCCTGATAGATGGTTCCCCTGCCCTGTCAATGTCCATTAATGCTCTATGAAACAAGTGAAAATTTGGATGATTTTAAACAAAATGTAAACAAGATAATTTCATACTTGCAATCATGACAAATCAGACTATCATAACCCTCAAGAAAATTCACTTGTAAGAAACAGTGAGAATTCTTTATCTCTCTTAATTTTAATTTGATGTCATTTCACTGATTCCTCCTGAAGTTTTTATTTCGATTGAGATTTGGTTATTCACCATGCTATGCATCTCTGCCCGAAAGGTTAAAGAATGTTTCTGTACTTGACAATTTCATTTGTTCAGTTCTGCTGGGATGCACCAGTTTGAAATGTTAATAAATTTGTTGAAATTGACTCTTTATGAGGGCTATCTCATTTTCCATACATAATGAGTTTGTATTGTACTTTCATGCCATCACATATGAATGCCAAGAGCTAGAATTTCTAAGATTGCTCTTTAAGGTGGATTTTCTTAGATTCATTACTCTTCACCTGATTTTTATTGAGGATTTAATGTGATTTAGTGCATTTTTTTCTTTAACGCAAATATGTGTATCGTTATTGTCATCAATGTacttgttattatttttattgttcaCCCATGcagaatttaaaatatatatattattttgtatcaATTCAATTTTTTAGGGACTTGCAATGATTCTGCTAAAGGTGATGTAGATATAACTTCAAATCCAGGTGAAAATCAGAAAGGCTACTTAATGCCAAAAGAATTTTTGGCCAAAGAAATAAGTGATGGCACAATGGTATGCTTCTTGTACATGAAGGAACAAAATATCATTTTATCTAGTCTTATAGCTCAAACCAGCAACTAAACCACAAAACAAAACTTTGTAGGTTAATGTTGTTGAAGGACTGAAACTGTATGAGGATTTTCTGAATAGCTCAGAGATTATAAGACTTGTTTCATTAGCCTATGAAACGAGAGCTGCTGGTCATAGAAAAGAACTCCCAGGCAAGCTTCGCTATTACCCGTTTCCTTCCATCTTTCAGGATAAGACAATAATCATCTTTTTGGATGATTTTTTTgctattaatttaaatattttcatcTGGGACTTGTTtatgaatatattattcatatGATAAACAATATATGATTATGAATATATGTTCATATGATAAAtaatagcataaaactaatcagaTAGTTTCTCCCCCAGATGATAATCATATAATGTTTTCACTAAGGGATTGGTTTAGCTATGATGTGGTGCAGTTGCTCTGAATTAATCCCATGGAACTAAGCATATAATATGCTTCAATGACATAAACCGACATCATTATTCTCGATTCAGCATATTAAATCCTGAATGATGGATTTGATTGGTTCCTACTTTATTTGTTGTTGCAATGCTGTGTCATTTAACTCATTGAAAATTCTTTAGCATAATTTCAATCAAAATTTTTGGATCAACAGCCATTAGTCAGAAAAGCTTAATGATTAATGCAAAGGGGCTTGCTCCTGACATCTTTATGTTCATGATAGATTTGCAGATCTATTGTTTTGACTGTAATAGATATTTTGCAACATAATTGGAAAATTGCCTAGTGAATATTTTGTGGAATTTAATATTGTTAAGATGGGGGCAAATTGCAATATAATGCTCTATAAGtaatatttttataatgataaatccTTCTCATCATGGAAGGTTTCTCATGGTATATGGAACATGCCTTTTGGTTTTTCATGGATTAGCCAGCTAGCACAAGATGGCTGCAATCGGTAATATCTTAAAGTAAAAGATTCGACTTTTTTTCCTCTCACCATAGACAATTGAATTGTCATCTGAACTGTATTTCTAGTTTTAGATTATTATCCTTGTTACTCCTAATGCAATAAAGTATTTAGATAGTTGTCCATTGTAGTGACTAATGGGACGATCTTTCTTTGGATAAGCATGATACACATGCATATTCCTTGTTATAGAAATCTTTGTTTTTACTTTTCTAATGCACCTGGAAATTCTTTTATGTTTTGAGTGGTTTTTATCGAAACAAAAACAGTGTTTATTGGCTGCTGTATTTTACATGCTTGGAATGATGAAAAAGCAGGTCAAACACTTGTAACATTGAAAAGACCTATGAAGGGACATGGACGAGAAATGATTCAGTTTGGCATTCCCATTAATGAGGGACCTCAAGAAGATGAAAATACCACTGTGAGCTCTGGTGGTAAGTTACCGGCTTCATGACTGAAGAGTTTCAGTATTCTTTTCTTTTAATGTCTACAAAATCCACTTTACACGGAATACAAAAATTTCAGAGAAAAAGGTAGCGGCCATTCCTAGTGTACTGCTGGTTATGCTTCATAGCTTGGTTCAGCTGCAAGTTTTGCCAGTTAAACCTGATTTTTGCATTATTGACTTATTTAATGAGGTAAGAAACTTTTACCATTTTTTTGTGGTACTCTAGGAACTTGTTTTAGCAGGAACTGACATGGATGCTTATGTGAAGGGGGATCACTCACAACCTCACACATGGCCACCTTGGTACGGTAGGCCTGTTTGTAACTTATTATTGACTGACTGTGATATTGTATATGGCCGGGCAGTAGGATCAGATCACAGGGGAAACTACAATGGCTCTTTGAAGCTCTCTCTCACTGCAGGGTATGCATTTTGTACACCAGAATTCTTATTTTACATGTTTACTCAAGTTTTCTTTGTTATCTAAGAAACTATTTATAGGTGATCTAATTTGCTTTTCCCTTTGCTTTAAGTTAACCAACTAGTGGATATTTTCCTCCATTTAGGTATACAAAGTCTTGTTGAGTATGCAACAAAAAATTTATTGAATCTGTGAATTTATAAAATAGGAAGAAAGAAGAGCTCAAAATCCTTAGTGTCTTGCTAGTCATCGTTTCAAATACTGGTCCAACAAAGAACCAGTATCGGACCATATGGTTTGGTAGCATTTGGTAATTATGTTTTTATTGTTTTTTGGGATTATACTAAGCGGTATGAGTCAGTATACAATCTTGTACACTGATATTGTATCGGTCCAAGATGTAAAACCTTGTTTCTATCAATAAGTTCAGTGGGATCATGCCTAGAAACAATTTGAACACTTCACTATTAATAGGATCTTTTTGCCCATTGTGTCACTTAAAATACTTGCAAAGGCTACTATTTTCACTAATCATGTGGAATCTATTGTAAGTGAGTTGACAACTCAATTTGCTTGACTATGGACACCCATCAAGTTCAAATTGGACTCATAGCAATGAGCATGCAGTAGAATCAGAAATGTATTTGAATTTCTTTTAAGGCAAGTTGCTTTCTGATAAGTGAAGcattcaatttttgtttcttcattaagtggatttttttttcttaaagattttaTGTTCCTGTTATTTTTGCCACAAACATAAGCAAGCAAAGCAACTTTTCTCTAAGTCTGacaaatgatttgtgtaatgggggGTTTGTCGGACGTGGTAGACAGCAAATGAGTAAGAATTTTCTTTTCTGTTAGCAGATTTTATTCCATTACCAAAAAGTCTGTACAGATGAGCCAATTTGAAAATACAAGTATGTCTCCATGCAAGATACATgtgatttgaatttttttaattttttggtatTATCTAACAAGCAAAGAATGGTGTAAAAAGCATGTATGCATAAAACTAAATTTTAGATTACTTTAGTAAATAATACAAAACACCTGATCTTCATCTGTCATATAGTTAGATGAATACTTGCAAAAACTCAACTTGTTTTGATCAGATCAACATCCATTCTATACCTGTGAGAACACCACCATTTTTTTCCTCTGCTTGATGCTTGTGTTAGAAtgcttcatcataaaaatgaattCTAGATCAAATTTCCCAAGAAGCTAGAAACAGGTCATCCTTTTTATTAGCCTCGTTATAGTTGAACTGTGAGCAATCAAATGCTTCTTTAAGCAGTCATTATTGCTTTTTTCACTGTGTTCTTCCCTATTCCAGGGCTCTTCTTGTAATGGAAGGAAAAAGTGCAGATCTAGCAAAACGTGCCATCCCTTCCCTTCGCAAGCAGCGCATCCTTTTGACATTTGGAAAATCCCAACCAAAGAACTTCTCCCGTCATCTGCCAGGCCGTAAGCAACAAGTGCCACCAATGCATCCTCAGAGTATGTCTCTTCCAAATGGCGTCCAGCCGCTGTTTATGGCACCTCCTGTGGTGCCTCCTACAACTGTTGGGTGGACAGTGGCAGCCCCTCCTATGCACCCTAATCCTCCATTTCCAGTTCCTGGCACTGGAGTCTTTCTTCCCCCTGGTTCTGTCCATTCGCCTCCATCTCAACAGCTACCAGTGGCTCCAATTTCATCTGGGGCTTTCTATGCTCCACATACATTTGCATCATCTGAGAGCAACGGGGAGCAGAAACCAAATTGTAATAATGATGCTTCTCCGAAGAATACACAGGATCTGACTGAGCCTAAGCTGGAATACGATGGGTGCTTGAGCATCGACAATGCTGCCCCTGATGAACAAAAAAATGTGGCTGCTAAGAAGCTGGTGAAAAAGCTGACAGAAAATTCTGCCAAGTAGAGGAAGGTATAGTGGAGACTGAAGGAGAAAAGGAGTCGCATTCTTTTCGAGCAATAGCAGGACGGTCAGGAAACTGGAAAAGAATTTTGGAGCAAATGTAAAGATCAGCAGAGGAATCACTAAACCACCTCTTGTCCTTTTCGCATGTCAAGAATCACGAGTAAACCTttccattttattttttgtagggtCTTCATACTTTTTTATTTCATCTTCAGCTCCTGTTCAATTACACCAACGACTTACAGCTACATTTCTCAAGAGAACCTGAATACACTTGTCGAGGTAATGATGGCATATCTTTCGCACTGGGACGGTAGCAGGTTTCTCTTCAGCTCTAGCTTGATATGAATGCTGATCGGCTGCCTGCTTCTTCCCTATCATCGAACGAGCCCCCAGATAACTCATTTGACTCTTCTCCTGGCCTGATTCTGGTAGACTGTCAAATCTCTTACATATATTTCCTGTACATTATTGCATCAAAGTGAATAATCCCCAAAACATGGCACCGGAGGACTACAACAGGTGTTCCCTGAAGGCTAATAAATATGATTTCATGTTTAAAAGGTTGCAGACTTTGGTTTCATAAATGCTATTCGTGTGCATCAGCAGGCAGAGCATTGTTGTGCCGCATTACTCTTCAGTTCTTAATCCTAACATTTCGCAGATGGCTCCTCTTCATTTCAGCTCATCATTACCTGTGTCATTTGGTTCGTGAAGAGGAAACTAAATCCTACAATCAATAGGATAATACTTGTATAGAATATTTCTTCCAGTTTTATTACATATCGGCAATTGTtaccttcaatttttttttttttttttccgagaGTCATGCTTGGAGATTCCGTTTTGATATATGTAAAATCTTAATTTGTTGTTTGTAATATCTCTTAAAGAATCATTTTCCTTCGTCTAATACTACATATATTAAAAACGGCcttttattcttaaaaaaaaattactgatACATGAGACATACTTTTATCATTTACAATCTAATGAAGCTTTCACTGGTATTCGAACGACTCAATTCGAACAAAAGGAATACCGTTATCTGTATTAAATCGTTGCCTGTAGGCACCGTCATATTAGCCTCTCACAGGATAACGGCAATCAACATTTATAACAGCCGTTATTTCAACAGAGTCAAACTTTCTCAAGATAGCCGACCAATCGACGGACAAGCAATCCCGGCGCCCTGGCGCCGCGCCATGCCACGTGTCCGACCAGGCTGAACTCCACCGGACGCGTGGATCCCCCAGTGTCACCGGATATCACAGTCGAAATATTTGACGGCACCCACCGACTTCATCCCTAAGGCTCAACTTCCTTGGGGCCCATGCTTCGCATCTCTCCCTCTCGCCTACTTACTATTCATGGGTGAGTTAGGTTGTCATCAGAAACGGCATGCACGCGTCGAAGGGGTTCCGTCCTTCCATTGTGTTCTATTCCCTTCGACGCCAGCGATAAAAGAACGAGCCGACGGGCATTCTTGGGATGCGTAGAGATTAGCAACGGGAGGGCCCTCGGATTCGTGGAACTCACGACGTCTCGCCAATCCAGAACGCTAAAAGATCGGATCTAAAGATTCGATTTCTCCCTCTCTTTTGTGATCTCATCGCCTCACTTTTGTTGATCTTTGGAGCCGTGTGAAGACCAGTTCCGATCGAGATGGAGGCGGTGATGAGGGCGGAGCAGCCGATGCTGACGTCGGGGGCGAGCGGCCGCGTCGCCGCCCTCCTGTCCGTACGCGTCCTCCGGgggctgctcctcctcctccaggccgctgccctcctcctcctgctccccTTCCGGTGGCGGCCGCTGCTCGTGTCCACGGCGGAGCGGTCGGCCCCCGCCCCGGCTGATG
The window above is part of the Musa acuminata AAA Group cultivar baxijiao chromosome BXJ2-6, Cavendish_Baxijiao_AAA, whole genome shotgun sequence genome. Proteins encoded here:
- the LOC103987543 gene encoding RNA demethylase ALKBH10B isoform X1, with the protein product MAAASGNAVADPMQLPVGRVASEVPQQWFVDERDGFISWLRGEFAAANAIIDLLMHHLRITGEPGQYDHLAGCIHQRRFHWAPILHLQQYFPVANVMYALQRVEGKQRPQIPQRRSYGPKENGRKNGFGHGYGHRSDGVLDTHGSLASGMAMSDDVNTEKRDDKLETYTDTSQKTDAPPHAEKDGVCNVPSSKAYSSLKDRANVVEPNCYESEPAGDSRALDCKGTCNDSAKGDVDITSNPGENQKGYLMPKEFLAKEISDGTMVNVVEGLKLYEDFLNSSEIIRLVSLAYETRAAGHRKELPGQTLVTLKRPMKGHGREMIQFGIPINEGPQEDENTTVSSGEKKVAAIPSVLLVMLHSLVQLQVLPVKPDFCIIDLFNEGDHSQPHTWPPWYGRPVCNLLLTDCDIVYGRAVGSDHRGNYNGSLKLSLTAGALLVMEGKSADLAKRAIPSLRKQRILLTFGKSQPKNFSRHLPGRKQQVPPMHPQSMSLPNGVQPLFMAPPVVPPTTVGWTVAAPPMHPNPPFPVPGTGVFLPPGSVHSPPSQQLPVAPISSGAFYAPHTFASSESNGEQKPNCNNDASPKNTQDLTEPKLEYDGCLSIDNAAPDEQKNVAAKKLVKKLTENSAK
- the LOC103987543 gene encoding RNA demethylase ALKBH10B isoform X2 → MAAASGNAVADPMQLPVGRVASEVPQQWFVDERDGFISWLRGEFAAANAIIDLLMHHLRITGEPGQYDHLAGCIHQRRFHWAPILHLQQYFPVANVMYALQRVEGKQRPQIPQRRSYGPKENGRKNGFGHGYGHRSDGVLDTHGSLASGMAMSDDVNTEKRDDKLETYTDTSQKTDAPPHAEKDGVCNVPSSKAYSSLKDRANVVEPNCYESEPAGDSRALDCKGDVDITSNPGENQKGYLMPKEFLAKEISDGTMVNVVEGLKLYEDFLNSSEIIRLVSLAYETRAAGHRKELPGQTLVTLKRPMKGHGREMIQFGIPINEGPQEDENTTVSSGEKKVAAIPSVLLVMLHSLVQLQVLPVKPDFCIIDLFNEGDHSQPHTWPPWYGRPVCNLLLTDCDIVYGRAVGSDHRGNYNGSLKLSLTAGALLVMEGKSADLAKRAIPSLRKQRILLTFGKSQPKNFSRHLPGRKQQVPPMHPQSMSLPNGVQPLFMAPPVVPPTTVGWTVAAPPMHPNPPFPVPGTGVFLPPGSVHSPPSQQLPVAPISSGAFYAPHTFASSESNGEQKPNCNNDASPKNTQDLTEPKLEYDGCLSIDNAAPDEQKNVAAKKLVKKLTENSAK
- the LOC103987543 gene encoding RNA demethylase ALKBH10B isoform X3 translates to MAAASGNAVADPMQLPVGRVASEVPQQWFVDERDGFISWLRGEFAAANAIIDLLMHHLRITGEPGQYDHLAGCIHQRRFHWAPILHLQQYFPVANVMYALQRVEGKQRPQIPQRRSYGPKENGRKNGFGHGYGHRSDGVLDTHGSLASGMAMSDDVNTEKRDDKLETYTDTSQKTDAPPHAEKDGVCNVPSSKAYSSLKDRANVVEPNCYESEPAGDSRALDCKGENQKGYLMPKEFLAKEISDGTMVNVVEGLKLYEDFLNSSEIIRLVSLAYETRAAGHRKELPGQTLVTLKRPMKGHGREMIQFGIPINEGPQEDENTTVSSGEKKVAAIPSVLLVMLHSLVQLQVLPVKPDFCIIDLFNEGDHSQPHTWPPWYGRPVCNLLLTDCDIVYGRAVGSDHRGNYNGSLKLSLTAGALLVMEGKSADLAKRAIPSLRKQRILLTFGKSQPKNFSRHLPGRKQQVPPMHPQSMSLPNGVQPLFMAPPVVPPTTVGWTVAAPPMHPNPPFPVPGTGVFLPPGSVHSPPSQQLPVAPISSGAFYAPHTFASSESNGEQKPNCNNDASPKNTQDLTEPKLEYDGCLSIDNAAPDEQKNVAAKKLVKKLTENSAK